In Rhizobium oryzihabitans, one DNA window encodes the following:
- a CDS encoding PaaX family transcriptional regulator C-terminal domain-containing protein encodes MSLSLLLGNASLRAASFIVTIYGDVVEPRGGAIWVGNLIETCAEVGISETLVRTAASRLVSAGQLIGERQGRRSYYRLTEVAQTDFAAAARLLFGTADQPVWRFVYLGGPAFEADARALEQAGYTRLGSRLSIGARPLPPLSAGAVTFNAEVAGTPSGLKELANEHWNLTSYDTAYREFLERYGKFSEALEGGATLSPIEHLAARLLLVHEYRMIVLHDPRLPATALPDDWPHAEVRRLFARLYVRLSKKADDFIARRFLTEDGPLPAETAATRHRLDGLLAIM; translated from the coding sequence ATGTCGCTAAGCCTTCTCTTGGGTAATGCTTCGCTCAGAGCTGCGAGCTTCATCGTCACGATTTACGGTGATGTCGTCGAGCCGAGGGGCGGCGCGATCTGGGTCGGTAACCTGATCGAAACCTGCGCGGAAGTCGGCATCAGCGAGACTTTGGTGCGCACGGCAGCGTCAAGGCTGGTTTCCGCCGGTCAGTTGATCGGCGAGCGGCAGGGGCGTCGCAGCTATTACCGTCTTACCGAGGTAGCGCAGACTGATTTTGCGGCGGCCGCGCGTCTGCTTTTCGGCACTGCCGATCAGCCCGTCTGGCGTTTCGTGTACCTCGGGGGACCTGCCTTCGAGGCCGATGCGCGGGCTTTGGAACAGGCTGGATACACCAGGCTTGGTTCCCGCCTGTCAATTGGAGCACGGCCGCTTCCGCCCCTGTCCGCCGGAGCCGTCACCTTCAATGCCGAGGTTGCCGGTACCCCCTCAGGTCTCAAGGAACTGGCAAACGAGCACTGGAATTTAACGAGCTACGACACGGCTTATCGCGAATTCCTTGAACGGTACGGTAAATTTTCCGAGGCGCTGGAAGGGGGAGCGACACTCAGCCCGATAGAGCATCTGGCCGCCCGCCTTCTTCTTGTGCATGAATACCGGATGATTGTCCTGCACGACCCGCGGCTTCCGGCGACCGCGCTACCGGATGATTGGCCTCATGCCGAAGTACGGCGCCTTTTTGCCCGGCTCTATGTCCGCCTGTCAAAAAAGGCGGACGACTTCATTGCGCGGAGATTTTTGACGGAGGACGGCCCTCTGCCAGCCGAGACGGCTGCCACCAGGCATCGACTAGACGGTCTCCTCGCCATCATGTGA
- the pcaF gene encoding 3-oxoadipyl-CoA thiolase encodes MPEAFICDAVRTPIGRYAGLLASVRADDLAAVPLAALMARNPQVDWSKVDDLIYGCANQAGEDNRNVARMAALLSGMPVSVPGTTVNRLCGSGMDAVGMAARAIRAGDCDFVIAGGTESMSRAPFVMPKAESAFSRANAVYDTTIGWRFINPKMKKAFGVDSMPETADNVAADYGVSREDQDAFAARSQARWAAAYEAGVFADEIAPVSVPQKKGDPIIVDRDEHPRPGTTAEQLAKLKGVNGPDLSVTAGNASGVNDGAAALLIASEMTARAQGLTPKARIVAMAAAGVEPRIMGIGPAPAARRVLERAKLSIGQMDVIELNEAFASQALATLRDLGLPDDAAHVNPNGGAIAMGHPLGMSGARLVTTAAYQLHRQGGRYALCTMCIGVGQGIALILERV; translated from the coding sequence GTGCCTGAAGCATTTATCTGCGACGCTGTTCGCACTCCGATTGGACGATATGCGGGTCTGTTGGCCTCTGTGCGTGCCGACGATCTTGCCGCAGTTCCGCTCGCAGCACTGATGGCGCGTAATCCGCAGGTTGACTGGTCGAAGGTCGATGACCTGATTTATGGATGCGCCAATCAGGCCGGCGAAGACAATCGCAATGTTGCGCGCATGGCGGCCCTTCTATCGGGCATGCCTGTCTCCGTCCCCGGCACGACCGTAAACCGCCTCTGTGGTTCCGGCATGGATGCCGTTGGCATGGCCGCCCGGGCCATTCGTGCCGGTGACTGCGATTTCGTCATTGCCGGTGGCACCGAAAGCATGAGCCGCGCCCCATTTGTCATGCCCAAGGCGGAGAGCGCCTTTTCGCGGGCCAATGCCGTATACGACACGACAATCGGATGGCGCTTTATCAATCCGAAGATGAAAAAGGCTTTTGGCGTCGATTCCATGCCGGAAACGGCCGACAATGTCGCCGCCGATTATGGGGTTAGCCGTGAGGATCAGGATGCTTTTGCTGCGCGCAGCCAGGCGCGGTGGGCCGCGGCATACGAGGCCGGTGTCTTTGCCGATGAGATAGCCCCCGTTTCCGTGCCGCAGAAGAAGGGCGACCCGATCATCGTTGATCGGGACGAGCATCCGCGACCCGGAACGACGGCCGAGCAGCTGGCCAAACTCAAGGGGGTCAACGGACCGGACCTTTCCGTCACCGCCGGCAATGCTTCAGGTGTCAATGATGGCGCTGCCGCGCTGTTGATCGCGAGCGAGATGACGGCCAGGGCACAAGGCTTGACGCCGAAGGCCCGCATCGTGGCCATGGCCGCCGCCGGCGTCGAGCCCCGCATCATGGGCATTGGCCCTGCGCCTGCCGCGCGCCGCGTGCTGGAACGTGCTAAACTGTCCATCGGCCAGATGGATGTCATCGAACTGAACGAGGCCTTTGCCTCGCAGGCGCTCGCCACGTTGCGTGACCTCGGTCTGCCCGACGATGCGGCGCATGTGAACCCGAATGGTGGCGCGATCGCCATGGGCCATCCGCTCGGCATGAGCGGCGCCCGTCTCGTCACCACCGCCGCCTACCAGCTTCATCGTCAGGGCGGCCGCTATGCGCTGTGTACGATGTGCATCGGTGTCGGCCAGGGCATCGCACTCATTCTCGAACGTGTCTGA
- the paaA gene encoding 1,2-phenylacetyl-CoA epoxidase subunit PaaA, translating into MYAQMVKTDAAHVRSLDEMDPVERAFQERIDAGQKIEPKEWMPEGYRKTLVRQISQHAHSEIVGQLPEGNWITRAPTLERKAILLAKVQDEAGHGLYLYCAAETLGISRDEMYEQLHSGKAKYSSIFNYPTLSWADIGAVGWLVDGAAIMNQVPLQRCSYGPYARAMVRICKEESFHQRQGFDILMKMVKGTPAQKALVQDALNRWWWPSLMMFGPSDDASVHSAQSMAWKIKQNSNDELRQKFVDQTVPQATYLGLTVPDPDLKWNEEKGGYDFGEPDWSEFFAVIAGNGPCNAERLNARKKAWDDGEWFRDGLVAHAEKVQSRRQAARIAAE; encoded by the coding sequence ATGTATGCACAGATGGTGAAAACCGACGCCGCCCACGTCCGCAGCCTCGATGAAATGGACCCGGTCGAGCGCGCCTTCCAGGAGCGCATCGACGCCGGCCAGAAGATCGAACCGAAGGAATGGATGCCGGAAGGTTACCGCAAGACGCTGGTGCGCCAGATAAGCCAGCATGCCCATTCCGAGATTGTCGGCCAGCTGCCGGAAGGCAACTGGATCACCCGCGCACCGACACTGGAGCGCAAGGCGATCCTGCTGGCCAAGGTGCAGGACGAAGCCGGTCACGGTCTCTATCTCTATTGCGCCGCCGAAACCCTCGGTATCAGCCGTGACGAAATGTACGAGCAGCTGCATTCCGGCAAGGCCAAATACTCCTCTATCTTCAACTATCCGACGCTGAGCTGGGCCGATATCGGTGCGGTCGGCTGGCTGGTCGATGGCGCGGCGATCATGAATCAGGTGCCGCTGCAGCGCTGTTCCTACGGGCCTTATGCCCGCGCGATGGTCCGCATCTGCAAGGAAGAAAGCTTCCATCAGCGCCAGGGTTTCGACATCCTGATGAAAATGGTGAAGGGCACCCCGGCACAGAAGGCGCTGGTTCAGGATGCGCTGAACCGCTGGTGGTGGCCGTCGTTGATGATGTTTGGTCCTTCCGACGACGCTTCCGTGCATTCGGCCCAGTCGATGGCGTGGAAGATCAAGCAGAATTCGAATGACGAGCTGCGCCAGAAATTTGTCGATCAGACCGTGCCGCAGGCAACCTATCTCGGTCTGACCGTCCCCGACCCGGACCTTAAGTGGAACGAGGAAAAGGGCGGCTACGATTTCGGCGAGCCGGACTGGAGCGAATTCTTCGCGGTGATCGCCGGCAATGGCCCCTGCAATGCCGAGCGTCTCAATGCCCGCAAAAAGGCCTGGGACGATGGCGAGTGG